A genomic window from Acidobacteriota bacterium includes:
- a CDS encoding SDR family NAD(P)-dependent oxidoreductase — MSRSIVITGASAGIGAALARHLAPAGARLTLVGRRRPELEAVAADCGPDTLAVGADVTDRTQVRHVVDQALRRFGGIDVWINNAGQGISRLPSELTDDDIDEMMRANVKSALYGMQEVLPHFKARGAGHVINISSELGRMPYVPVRAAYSGAKHYLNALTANFRDEVQAGHPAIHFSIVSPGVVRTEFGVRARHGGADSRLIPNSQSAEDVAAIIASVIDTKQKDVYTQPGALDRVLAYYRALST; from the coding sequence ATGAGTCGATCGATCGTCATCACGGGCGCCAGCGCCGGCATCGGCGCGGCGCTCGCCAGGCACCTGGCGCCCGCGGGCGCGCGCCTGACGCTCGTCGGCCGCCGCCGGCCGGAGCTCGAGGCCGTGGCGGCCGACTGCGGCCCCGACACGCTGGCGGTCGGGGCCGACGTCACCGATCGCACCCAGGTCCGCCACGTGGTCGACCAGGCGCTGCGCCGCTTCGGCGGGATCGACGTGTGGATCAACAACGCGGGACAGGGCATCAGCCGCCTGCCCTCGGAGCTGACCGACGACGACATCGACGAGATGATGCGCGCGAACGTGAAGTCCGCGCTGTACGGCATGCAGGAGGTCCTGCCGCACTTCAAGGCGCGCGGCGCCGGCCACGTCATCAACATCTCGTCCGAGCTGGGCCGCATGCCGTACGTCCCCGTGCGGGCGGCCTACAGCGGCGCTAAGCACTACCTCAACGCGCTCACGGCGAACTTCCGGGATGAAGTGCAGGCGGGCCATCCGGCCATCCACTTCTCGATCGTCTCGCCCGGCGTCGTCCGGACCGAGTTCGGCGTGCGCGCCCGCCACGGTGGCGCCGACTCGCGCCTGATCCCGAACTCGCAGAGCGCGGAGGACGTCGCCGCGATCATCGCCTCGGTGATCGACACGAAGCAGAAGGACGTCTACACGCAGCCGGGCGCGCTCGACCGCGTGCTCGCGTACTACCGGGCGCTGAGCACGTGA
- a CDS encoding isoprenylcysteine carboxylmethyltransferase family protein, whose amino-acid sequence MLTRLARLRVPLGFLAAAVAFGLARPSWRSWAAGLAVAVVGEGLRLWAAGHIEKGKEITRSGPYRLVRHPLYVGSSVLGTGFAIAAQSLVVSVLVVLYLGITLTAAVRVEEASLDEKFDGAYSDYRAGAIGGVDRPFSWRRVAVNREYRAVLGLAAAFVVLVLRIGR is encoded by the coding sequence ATGCTCACCCGCCTCGCCCGACTTCGCGTTCCGTTGGGCTTCCTTGCCGCCGCCGTCGCGTTCGGGCTCGCCCGACCGTCATGGCGATCCTGGGCCGCCGGGCTTGCGGTCGCCGTCGTGGGCGAGGGGCTCAGGCTCTGGGCCGCGGGGCACATCGAGAAGGGGAAAGAGATCACGCGTTCGGGCCCCTACCGGCTGGTTCGCCATCCGCTGTACGTCGGCTCGAGCGTGCTGGGCACCGGGTTCGCGATCGCCGCGCAGAGCCTCGTCGTGTCGGTGCTCGTCGTGCTGTACCTCGGCATCACGCTCACGGCTGCCGTGCGGGTGGAGGAAGCGTCGCTCGACGAGAAGTTCGACGGCGCGTACAGCGATTACCGGGCGGGCGCGATCGGCGGGGTCGATCGTCCGTTCAGTTGGCGGCGCGTGGCCGTGAATCGGGAGTACCGCGCCGTGCTCGGTCTGGCGGCGGCGTTCGTCGTGCTGGTGCTGCGGATCGGGCGCTAG
- a CDS encoding glycosyltransferase family 9 protein — translation MRILVVRLGSLGDLVHTLPAVDAIRRAHPSAEVDWLVDAPHVEFLELVPILTQVVALAGRNVLAWLDVRRRLRARRYDVALDFQGLVKSAALARLSGATRVVGFDRPALRERAAAPFYSERMPIEEGRHVIDKNLLLATAVGAVAGEPRFPLADVASEALDQVRARTPRFALVNPGAAWPNKRWPPDRFGHVARWLLDAHRLPSIVLWGPGEAPLAQQVVSASDGAATLAPPTRVADLVAVSRAAALMLSGDTGPTHVAAAVGTPVVALFGPTTPRRNGPWHVDDVSVSRYDDCACHYERRCRRGAERWCLGGITEADVRAAIDTRLARVAAAPLP, via the coding sequence ATGAGGATCCTGGTCGTCCGCCTCGGCTCGCTGGGCGACCTCGTCCACACTCTGCCGGCGGTCGACGCGATCCGCCGGGCGCACCCCTCGGCGGAGGTCGACTGGCTCGTCGACGCGCCGCACGTCGAGTTCTTGGAGCTCGTGCCGATCCTGACGCAGGTCGTCGCGCTTGCTGGCCGGAACGTTCTCGCCTGGCTCGACGTCCGGCGGCGCCTCCGCGCTCGCCGCTACGACGTCGCGCTCGATTTCCAGGGTCTCGTCAAGTCCGCCGCGCTCGCCAGGCTGTCCGGCGCAACGCGCGTCGTCGGCTTCGACCGCCCGGCGCTGCGCGAGCGCGCGGCCGCGCCGTTCTACTCCGAGCGCATGCCGATCGAGGAAGGCCGCCACGTCATCGACAAGAACCTGCTGCTCGCGACAGCCGTGGGCGCGGTTGCCGGCGAGCCGCGCTTTCCGCTGGCCGACGTCGCGTCAGAGGCGCTGGATCAGGTTCGCGCGCGCACGCCGCGATTCGCCCTCGTGAATCCCGGCGCCGCGTGGCCGAACAAGCGGTGGCCGCCCGATCGCTTCGGCCACGTCGCGCGGTGGCTGCTCGACGCGCATCGGCTGCCGTCGATCGTGCTCTGGGGCCCGGGTGAGGCGCCGCTCGCTCAGCAGGTCGTGTCGGCGTCCGACGGAGCCGCCACCCTGGCGCCGCCCACGCGCGTGGCCGATCTCGTCGCGGTGTCGCGGGCGGCCGCGCTCATGCTGTCGGGCGACACCGGGCCGACGCACGTCGCCGCCGCCGTCGGCACGCCGGTCGTCGCGCTCTTCGGCCCGACGACGCCGCGGCGCAACGGGCCCTGGCACGTCGACGACGTCAGCGTCTCGCGGTACGATGACTGCGCGTGCCACTACGAGCGCCGCTGCCGGCGCGGCGCCGAGCGGTGGTGCCTCGGCGGGATCACCGAGGCCGACGTGCGCGCGGCCATCGACACGCGTCTCGCTCGAGTGGCGGCCGCGCCCCTGCCCTGA
- a CDS encoding adenylyltransferase/cytidyltransferase family protein produces MGRVVTDEDLVALVEADRRAGRTIAFANGCFDVLHVGHVRYLEGARREADRLVVAVNDDASVRGLKGEGRPIVPAAARAEIVAALRAVDYVVTFPEATVERLLRALRPDVHCKGTDYRTDTVPERDVVRSYGGRIAIVGDPKDHSTRDLFARIDAAGAADSPAPGAEPPNDR; encoded by the coding sequence ATGGGGCGGGTCGTGACCGACGAGGATCTCGTCGCGCTGGTCGAAGCGGACCGCCGTGCGGGGCGCACGATCGCGTTTGCGAACGGCTGCTTCGACGTCCTGCACGTCGGGCACGTCCGGTACCTCGAAGGCGCGCGGCGGGAAGCCGATCGGCTCGTCGTCGCCGTCAACGACGACGCGTCGGTGCGCGGGCTGAAGGGCGAGGGGCGGCCCATCGTGCCGGCCGCCGCGCGCGCCGAGATCGTCGCGGCGCTCCGCGCCGTCGACTACGTCGTGACCTTCCCCGAGGCGACCGTCGAACGGCTGCTGCGGGCGCTGCGGCCCGACGTCCACTGCAAGGGGACCGACTACCGCACCGACACCGTGCCGGAACGGGACGTCGTCCGCAGCTACGGCGGCCGCATCGCCATCGTCGGCGATCCGAAGGATCACTCGACGCGCGACCTCTTCGCGAGGATCGACGCGGCCGGCGCGGCGGATTCGCCTGCGCCGGGGGCCGAGCCGCCGAACGATCGATGA
- a CDS encoding bifunctional hydroxymethylpyrimidine kinase/phosphomethylpyrimidine kinase, with amino-acid sequence MRTPRPRDTASGRTAGASGVRELIRRFSRVRMLVAGDLIADEFIYGKIDRVSREAPVLILSYDSTEIVPGGAGNAANNAAALGAGVDLVGLVGRDDAGARLLAALPARVNTAGVARAARYSTPVKTRILAGGVHSAKQQVVRIDRAPAPVTGALGARVERALARAIARADVVVLSDYGSGLVTPQRWRRALAAARRPAPLVLVDSRYDLAGFHGMTACTPNEPEVEALLGTTLDDDRQALERAGRTLLDRLRCRAVLITRGSRGMALFEPGRPTDHIPIAGSDQVTDVTGAGDTVIVVFALSLAAGASFAEAARIANHAGGLVVMKRGTATVGAEELIAACEAGEPGAPAAR; translated from the coding sequence ATGAGGACGCCGCGGCCTCGCGACACGGCCAGCGGTCGCACCGCCGGCGCGTCGGGCGTTCGAGAGCTCATCCGGCGGTTCTCGCGCGTGCGCATGCTCGTCGCCGGCGATCTCATCGCCGACGAGTTCATCTACGGCAAGATCGACCGCGTCTCCCGCGAGGCGCCGGTGCTGATCCTGAGCTACGACTCGACCGAGATCGTGCCGGGGGGCGCCGGCAATGCGGCCAACAACGCCGCCGCGCTCGGCGCCGGCGTCGATCTCGTCGGCCTCGTCGGCCGCGATGACGCCGGCGCACGGCTGCTGGCCGCGCTGCCGGCCCGCGTGAACACGGCGGGCGTCGCGCGCGCGGCCCGGTACAGCACGCCCGTGAAGACGCGGATTCTCGCCGGCGGCGTCCATTCCGCCAAGCAGCAGGTCGTGCGCATCGATCGCGCGCCGGCGCCGGTGACCGGCGCGCTCGGCGCGCGCGTCGAACGCGCGCTCGCCCGTGCGATCGCGCGGGCCGACGTCGTCGTCCTCTCCGACTACGGCAGCGGTCTCGTCACGCCGCAGCGCTGGCGGCGCGCGCTCGCCGCGGCGCGCCGGCCGGCGCCGCTCGTGCTCGTGGACTCGCGCTACGACCTGGCCGGTTTCCACGGCATGACCGCCTGCACGCCGAACGAGCCCGAGGTCGAAGCGCTGCTCGGCACGACCCTCGACGACGATCGGCAGGCGCTCGAGCGCGCCGGCCGAACGCTGCTCGATCGGCTGCGGTGCCGCGCCGTGCTGATCACGCGCGGCAGCCGGGGCATGGCACTCTTCGAGCCCGGCAGGCCGACGGACCACATTCCGATCGCCGGCTCCGATCAGGTCACCGACGTCACGGGAGCCGGCGACACGGTGATCGTCGTGTTCGCGCTCTCGCTCGCCGCCGGGGCGTCGTTCGCCGAGGCGGCGCGGATCGCGAACCATGCCGGCGGCCTGGTCGTCATGAAACGCGGCACCGCAACGGTCGGCGCCGAGGAGTTGATTGCCGCGTGCGAGGCCGGTGAGCCCGGCGCGCCGGCGGCACGCTGA
- a CDS encoding HAD family hydrolase, with amino-acid sequence MRRAVFLDRDGTMLRDVGYLSRHEEVHWFSWSIDAIRLLNRAGFLVCVTTNQGGIGLKLYAESFVHEVHARLAQDLEAGGAHVDGWFHCPHHPAALLPALRLDCDCRKPRPGMIRQAAERLDIDVARSFVIGDKQSDVGLAVSAGATGILVRTGAGDSVARAHGGVVPGAACIAADLMEATSWVLLRR; translated from the coding sequence ATGCGGCGCGCGGTGTTCCTCGATCGCGACGGTACGATGCTCCGCGACGTCGGCTATCTCAGCCGGCACGAGGAGGTGCACTGGTTCTCGTGGAGCATCGACGCCATTCGGCTGCTCAACCGCGCCGGCTTCCTCGTCTGCGTGACGACGAACCAGGGCGGCATCGGCTTGAAGCTGTACGCCGAGTCGTTCGTCCATGAGGTCCACGCGCGGCTCGCGCAGGACCTCGAGGCGGGCGGCGCGCACGTGGACGGCTGGTTCCACTGCCCGCACCATCCGGCCGCGCTCCTGCCGGCGCTGCGCCTCGACTGCGACTGCCGCAAGCCGAGGCCCGGCATGATTCGGCAGGCGGCCGAACGGCTGGACATCGACGTCGCGCGGTCGTTCGTGATCGGCGACAAGCAGTCCGACGTCGGATTGGCCGTGAGCGCTGGCGCCACCGGCATCCTCGTGCGGACCGGCGCCGGCGACAGCGTCGCGCGCGCGCACGGTGGCGTCGTGCCGGGGGCCGCCTGCATCGCCGCGGATCTGATGGAGGCCACCTCGTGGGTGCTGCTCAGACGATGA
- the waaF gene encoding lipopolysaccharide heptosyltransferase II — protein MSESIQRLVVRPPNWLGDAVLALPALGAVRRHFASAHLTIAATPSVAALFREDTNAAPDRVVELPAGTRDAVAVLEGEGFELGLLFPNSFRSAWQLFRARIPQRWGYARSWRRLLLTHRSAPARREGVTHQSDYYRDLVRGLGIECAPSEAPRVEARLPSIARADALLAQMKVAPEARFVGFAPGAAYGQAKQWPPDRVAAVIAALVRQARVTPVLVGASHDRDAALAVESWLRAHAADVVPAVVNLTGRTSLGALAGVVQRMSAFVSNDSGAMHLAAAIGLPVVAIFGPTDERATSPIGDHDVITEPVFCRPCHLRDCPIDHRCMKRIDVDVVYRAVVARLAAAGR, from the coding sequence GTGTCCGAATCGATTCAGCGCCTCGTCGTCCGTCCGCCCAACTGGCTGGGCGATGCCGTGCTGGCGCTGCCGGCGCTCGGCGCGGTGCGGCGGCATTTCGCTTCGGCGCACCTGACGATCGCGGCGACGCCGTCGGTGGCGGCGCTGTTCCGCGAAGACACCAACGCGGCACCCGATCGGGTCGTCGAGCTGCCGGCGGGCACGCGGGACGCGGTCGCGGTCCTGGAGGGGGAGGGATTCGAGCTGGGGCTGCTGTTCCCGAACTCGTTCCGGTCGGCATGGCAGCTCTTCCGCGCGCGCATTCCTCAGCGATGGGGGTACGCCAGGTCGTGGCGCCGGCTCCTGCTCACGCACCGCAGCGCGCCGGCACGGCGTGAGGGCGTGACGCACCAGAGCGACTACTATCGCGACCTCGTGCGCGGGCTCGGCATCGAGTGTGCGCCCTCGGAAGCGCCGCGCGTCGAGGCGCGGCTTCCGAGCATCGCGCGCGCCGACGCGCTGCTCGCGCAGATGAAGGTCGCGCCCGAGGCGCGCTTCGTCGGGTTCGCGCCCGGCGCCGCCTACGGCCAGGCCAAGCAGTGGCCGCCCGACCGGGTCGCGGCGGTCATCGCGGCGCTCGTCCGCCAGGCGCGCGTGACGCCCGTGCTCGTCGGCGCGTCGCACGATCGCGATGCGGCCCTTGCGGTAGAATCCTGGCTCCGCGCGCACGCGGCCGACGTCGTGCCGGCGGTGGTGAATCTCACCGGCCGCACGAGCCTCGGCGCTCTGGCCGGCGTCGTGCAGCGCATGTCGGCGTTCGTGTCCAACGACTCTGGCGCGATGCATCTGGCGGCCGCGATCGGCCTGCCGGTGGTCGCGATTTTCGGACCGACGGATGAGCGGGCCACGAGTCCGATTGGAGACCACGACGTGATCACCGAGCCGGTGTTCTGCCGCCCCTGCCACCTGCGCGATTGCCCCATCGATCACCGGTGCATGAAGCGGATCGACGTCGACGTCGTCTACCGGGCGGTCGTCGCGCGCCTCGCCGCGGCGGGTCGCTGA
- a CDS encoding lysophospholipid acyltransferase family protein encodes MTLTDVRHRAEYVLVQVVRAIAGWLPVSGARALGTAVGWTAYVVDRPHRRLAAQQLQAAFPVRPPRECRRIARQTFVHFGRLLIEVLQASTLPPAALLERTEFVGDDHIRAALARGKGVIMFVGHFGCWEMQGIVHPLRLPRMAVLARPLDNPYLDALLERIRCSTGNRIIHRQGAVRKVLRALAANEVVGIPIDQHIQDANAVIVEFFNRPAATTSALATLALRTGAPIVPAFALPLPGGRYRLIYEPPIEPPAAGADDPVRELTQRCSDVLEMYVRKYPHLWLWMHRRWRPEGEAPDARAEHGSSPVDESS; translated from the coding sequence GCCGAGTACGTGCTCGTCCAGGTCGTGCGGGCGATCGCGGGGTGGTTGCCGGTGTCCGGCGCCCGCGCGCTCGGCACGGCCGTCGGGTGGACGGCGTACGTCGTGGATCGGCCGCACCGCCGGCTGGCCGCGCAGCAGTTGCAGGCGGCCTTTCCGGTGCGGCCGCCGCGCGAGTGCCGGCGCATCGCGCGACAGACCTTCGTGCACTTCGGACGTCTGCTGATCGAAGTGCTCCAGGCGAGCACGCTGCCACCCGCCGCGCTGCTCGAGCGCACGGAGTTCGTGGGCGACGACCACATCCGCGCGGCGCTCGCGCGCGGCAAGGGCGTCATCATGTTCGTGGGGCATTTCGGCTGCTGGGAGATGCAGGGCATCGTGCACCCGCTCCGGCTCCCGCGCATGGCGGTGCTGGCCCGTCCACTCGACAACCCCTATCTCGACGCGCTCCTCGAGCGGATCCGATGTTCGACCGGCAACCGCATCATCCACCGCCAGGGCGCCGTGCGGAAGGTTCTTCGGGCGCTCGCGGCGAACGAGGTGGTCGGCATCCCGATCGACCAGCACATCCAGGACGCCAACGCCGTCATCGTCGAGTTCTTCAACCGGCCGGCGGCGACGACGTCGGCGCTCGCTACGCTCGCGCTGCGCACCGGCGCGCCGATCGTGCCGGCGTTCGCCCTGCCGCTCCCTGGCGGACGCTACCGGTTGATCTACGAGCCGCCCATCGAGCCGCCGGCCGCCGGTGCCGACGATCCGGTGCGGGAGCTCACCCAGCGCTGCAGCGACGTGCTCGAGATGTACGTGCGGAAGTACCCGCACCTGTGGCTCTGGATGCACCGGCGTTGGCGGCCGGAAGGGGAAGCGCCAGACGCTCGTGCCGAGCACGGGTCGTCGCCGGTCGACGAGTCGAGCTGA